From the Vanessa cardui chromosome 8, ilVanCard2.1, whole genome shotgun sequence genome, the window ttttccttaaaaaaaaacaatagatttttaaatacatcacATCCCaatttattgcataaaaatGCTAGATATAAATTTGCGTTTATGTTTCGGAATGCACGGATAATTCTTTAGTTCGGTTTTAAGTCTAACtactaagatatattttttttagtgaaAAACTTAAACAAGTTTAAAATTTTGCTATGCGATCAAGAATAGTCTAAATATACACATCAACgccgtctagggatattttgtataaaattcttaaactcaaaaaatcatatccggttttaaaatcttttgatgaaagactattttgtaaaccttcttggacgtttctaaatttgaataaaataaataaaaataaaatttttacgcgacataatggtagcgatggccgaaggtttcgtttacctaccgtcatattaagatattttttgtgtccaatttaagttttataacatgttatcgattaatttcgagttaaacctattgtgtgcatcatgcagcggtgccatttaacgagagaagaaatgctaagGGCAGGAGGCTTGCTCCAAGCTAGGGCTACTCAACAGAGAATTGCTAAGGAGATTGGAACAAGACAAAACGTCATATCTTGGTTATGGTCACGCTACCGTGCTACTAGTGAAGTGActgaaagatatccaggtgggaagcgcataaccaatcaacgacaagaccgatatttgcaagttgccgcgaaaagagaaccaaatgttacggcacttcaattggttcagaggctctagccagaggaccagttgcttgtgagtgaccaaactgtaaggagaaggctgcatgaagctaaccttcatgctcgcagaccgtttcgtactccagcactatgccgaggaaatcgtggacgacgactagagtgggttcgtgtaaatttgctctcggatgataaccagtggtctgtagtgctgtttaccGATGAGTCCCGGTTCTGTTTCCATTCCGATACACGTAGAGTACGTGTTTGGCGATTCCCTGGTCATGATAGCCGTctgcaacatcttcagaaagtccattcataccacggcggcataattatggttttggcgagaatttatcttggtggaagaacagacctcgtttggatcagaaacaccatggcggcCAAAAAATGCCGTAACGAGatgcttgtgccaataatttaaccccatagactaaaaatgggcCAAGAATTCACGCTCATGCACGATAGCACCCGTCCGCACACAGCGGGAGTGATGACGAGATCGTTGTAGGAACAAGACGTATCGGTCTTAGGCTGTCCCGCTCTATCACCTGACCTAAACCCCATAGAGCACGCGTGGGCCATACTCCAAAGAAGGGCTTCGAGGAATTTTcctgcaaatattgcgacggatgagtcacttttttgcatcttagtcggacctgggacaatataccgcagcaagacttggataacttaatccaaagtatgaaaaattgttgcaggacGGTATAAATGTCCTAGAAAGTTTTAcagactactgatttttcatatgactgttaaaaacaataacttttctacatttttcacattttcttatgacaaacattaattgttagttttaccattattttacgttttttctttatttaaggataaaattgtttacgcaaaataatatggtttattttttattctggagtatagtcagataaatgggttttataaaaatataaacatgttgcatgttatctttaataaattttgaaataattgagtaaattcaaaatatccctagacaatgttgatgtgtgtaATAGTGTATCTAAACAatagtatattatttcaatatcggCAAAACCTGCTATATTTGAGATATCCAGAAAATCccttcgtatttttttttgtatatacttagttgaaaataatcaaagaaataaaagttcggatataaaaacaaatataacaaatactctttaattaaaaaatacttataattacgCACTTTGAGTTATGTCTTAAGCCACCAAGATTATGAGTATCCCGCGCCTGgcaacaaaacaaaatgtaagggtacatttttcatttgtaataataatagattgcTTTAAAAATTGTGtactaattacaaaatttcttaCCATTGCTCGTCTCAACTGCATACGTAGAAATATATCTTGTGGACTAAAATCAGGAGAAAGTTTTAATAATTCCTtttcttcaaaaatgttttttctcaAAATTTCTTCCATTATATAgcctttgaaaatatttttaatcagctATTACATTTTACTAAGAAACAAACGTTACTAGAAATATCTTAAATGCTTCTCCCGTATctcaaacaatttaataacacacCATAGTAACAGATAAAtcgataaaagtatattaaacgTCTTTCTTTTCACTGCAAGTTTCGACgctataaaacttttttacgACAAACCtaaagtttgaattaaaaattaaaaaaaaattgtacaataTGGCCCTagtcaatcaaatattttttttacacaattatAATGACGATGGTCTTCgcatattttactataataaaaaaagagcaTTTGATAACTTTATGAAATAGctgttttgattaaatatagtttttagtaagtgtatattttttttatagtaatatttataactaatttttaaacgtataatatgtaattactaattaacaaatataatatgaatatttaatctaCTAGAAgctataatactatattatagaGACTTAcgaacaaaaatttattaagaatattagtatagcttattaaaataattatacaatatagctTTATAATCTAAAACGAACAactaaacattaaatacaatatcaaaacATGACATTGACACTGACGGCTATAAATTTATGACAAAATACAAATGCCCATTGGAAACGAATTTAACTAAGTTATAAGTTATGAAAATCTCTAAACAGTAAAAAAATAGACATAAGTAAATGTATCTACCTCTGCATAATGCTTCCAacagaaaatatttcattaaaatccctATTAAAAAATTGGGTTTGTGTACAGTTTCGCTGCCACTATTTGCGTTCATAACTTGTGTTTTTATTACACTGTACAAAGATTTCGAAGTTGCAAATAATACGCATTGCAATGTGCCAAATGTCTTCCCGTCCATATCAGCATCTATAGGAAGTTACGAACCACAACGCACAATATGGAGACTCGCTATATATATTCACGCACCACTAaggtttttcataatttatttaagatgggattattatagaaaaacaattagccaaaattgtatatttgtagtaaaattagcagtatttttaaatattattgaaaatttatcattaatagGCTTGACTCATTGGACGTCCTCACAATATTACCGTAAGTCTGTTATACTTTTTGCCATTATTATGTGTAGGCAATAGAAGTctgtagtatttaaaataatatatcaattttattttaagcttaatattatttatatcaacttTTGTATAACTAGATTGCTTTCTTATTGGTTGATTATTTACTTTGGGTTttttaattatcagtgttaGTTTTATAGCTTTAAATgttccaaatatttattaatttgtccaACTTGCTTTAATTACagtttatctttaaaaaaatttaatcatgaTCCCTAACTGTTCTCAAGTGGTTAccttatatatactataaattaaagAGGCTATTAGGGTCTGTAAAGGCATGAGGCTTAATCAAAACCTATGAAAACTAGTTTCACCTCAATATGttctatttcataattattattgacaaaTTATTGTAGTCTTTAAAAATGCACTTTCATATACCTAGCTAGATTTGTATACTTTTTACTatcagtaaattaaataataattgacatttattttgtgAAAACATATCATTTTTTCTGCCAAAGAGGTAAAATATCTAACTACTATTTCTTTCCAGCGTTTCATGAAGcatgttttaaaacttttattggtACTTCAATATTTTACATGTTATTTACATGCATGATGTTAACAAAATATAGGCGGCGAGCAACACAGACAGATCTAGAAATTTactcaatgaaattaaaatggagagctttttttgtaaatgtagcTTCCTTTGCATTTGcagcttattttttcttaagacACAATCGCCTTTGTGAACCCTATGGTAAGttgtatgtttaataatacagctgtaatataaataatgttatcttttttaatactatttctttttttgcaGTTTATTCAATGTTTGGATTTTCAGaatatattgttgtaataaGCAACATTATGTTCCACATGACAACAGTATATGATCTCCGATCTCAGTACATTTACTTTACTCGAAAAGGCTTTGTAATTGACTGACTtaggattataaataatatttatttaatacaagaagTGCTAATTGAAAATGACATAAATCAAAGACTACCAAGTAtaacatgatatttttattttttatggtgcTTGATgctttaatatgtatgtatgtatatattaatatgcaaAACCTTTATATAACTTCTGACATAGACTATAGAACTGTAtggatacaaatatatatatgtatatatttattattaaatagaaccCTTTCacagtaataataaatcttaacttaaataaaacaaaatagtcaataaattattattagtgcaTTCATTACAAATGTACTTATTAACACCTACCAAACTGCATCTTGTACTTTGTTTCCTTAGTATAATTTTCTATTAGTAAAAATTCAAATCTActttatatcttaaataaatctcagtataaatatttattattgtgccAGTGGAGAGTTATGTTTTAGTACAGCAATATGCCATTTAAGACAAGTCATgccataataatattgtaaaaaaatgtataaaaacagtTCTTTATCACAGTACAAAAAGtgcacaaaaataataaacttatatagaacagataaagcaaatatttaacataaatacattttatggaaacattttacattacatGGAATTAGTTAAAAGAAATTAGCATTAAGTAAATAtagtcttaattattatttaaattgttaaaaccACTATAAATAACTCTGTGAAATTCAATAACACCAGCCACCAGTCTGGCAGAttgtaacattttaacaaaatttttaaatacataacagTAATTTGATTGTGGTAAAACATTAACAAGCCACATTactaactaattataatttaaattcatcttTCATCTTATCAGCTATCATTTTGGCAATGGCCAAGGATGATGTAGCACCTGGTGATGGAGCATTTCGGCAGTGTAAAACTCTGCTGCCAATGGCACCAGATCCTGGCTTGGAGTCAAATACAAAATCTTCTATCAAAGTAcctaaaagtataaataaataaattcaattcagGAAAAACAGATGTTCATAAAAACCCATTTGTGTACCATATATTTTTCCTTAttgaatgattataaaaataatgttatggaaaatgatTATGTAATGCCGACTCACCATCCTTTCCCATGGCTTGAGCTCTTACTCCAGCAGGTCCTCGCTCTACATCGCTTGTTGTTAAaccttgaatatatttttggacTTGCATCACTTGTAATGGCATCAAAACTGATCTTGTCATTTCTTTCAGTCCAAATCCAGCATATTTAAAAGCCATTTTGCGGAACCCagaaaattttagtatttgtttaaGCTCTTCCATATTCACATCACTCcatctatgaaataaatatataatttaaaacataagtaCATActctattaaatgt encodes:
- the LOC124531769 gene encoding post-GPI attachment to proteins factor 2-like, translating into MYLPLHNASNRKYFIKIPIKKLGLCTVSLPLFAFITCVFITLYKDFEVANNTHCNVPNVFPSISASIGSYEPQRTIWRLAIYIHAPLRFFIIYLRWDYYRKTISQNCIFVVKLAVFLNIIENLSLIGLTHWTSSQYYPFHEACFKTFIGTSIFYMLFTCMMLTKYRRRATQTDLEIYSMKLKWRAFFVNVASFAFAAYFFLRHNRLCEPYVYSMFGFSEYIVVISNIMFHMTTVYDLRSQYIYFTRKGFVID